A single region of the Solwaraspora sp. WMMD406 genome encodes:
- a CDS encoding SAV_6107 family HEPN domain-containing protein, translating into MPTSPSPQAPLVPAHLLPNRTPAQLLALARHGLTEAADTRPDGLRYAAAHLAALRAAAAMLAARARPAPTRRHRVTSVWALLMMVAPELGEWATFFATGASKRAAAEAGIPRVVTAREADDLLRAAEQFVSLVEDTLGVAHQPALDGLAA; encoded by the coding sequence ATGCCGACCAGCCCGAGCCCGCAGGCGCCCCTGGTGCCGGCGCACCTGCTGCCCAACCGGACTCCGGCCCAGCTGCTCGCTCTCGCCCGGCACGGGCTGACCGAAGCGGCCGACACCCGCCCCGACGGGCTGCGCTACGCGGCAGCCCACCTGGCCGCCCTGCGGGCCGCCGCCGCGATGCTCGCCGCCCGCGCCCGGCCGGCACCGACCCGCCGCCACCGGGTCACCAGCGTCTGGGCCCTGCTGATGATGGTCGCCCCCGAGCTGGGGGAGTGGGCCACCTTTTTCGCCACCGGTGCCAGCAAACGGGCCGCCGCCGAGGCCGGCATCCCCCGGGTGGTGACCGCCCGCGAGGCCGACGACCTGCTGCGCGCCGCCGAGCAGTTCGTCTCCCTGGTCGAAGACACCCTCGGGGTGGCCCATCAACCCGCCCTCGACGGGTTGGCCGCCTGA